One genomic region from Arthrobacter sp. YN encodes:
- a CDS encoding MoaD/ThiS family protein — protein MADFTVLLPGVLQPLVGGQSYLTASADGAVTVGQLLDAVTGDYPVLARRLRDETGTLRRFVNIYVNGDEVRRLKGLDTEVAAGQEVLIVQSVAGG, from the coding sequence GTGGCTGACTTTACGGTCCTGTTGCCTGGTGTCCTGCAGCCACTCGTCGGCGGACAGTCCTATCTGACTGCGTCCGCCGACGGGGCTGTGACCGTTGGACAGTTGCTTGATGCGGTGACCGGAGATTATCCGGTGTTGGCCAGGCGCTTGCGGGATGAAACCGGGACACTCCGCCGTTTCGTGAATATTTACGTGAACGGTGATGAGGTCCGGCGTCTGAAGGGTCTTGATACGGAGGTCGCGGCCGGCCAGGAGGTCCTGATAGTCCAGTCCGTGGCCGGCGGCTGA
- a CDS encoding GGDEF domain-containing protein, translating into MIAVSLQEGTIVLDPFSVRMVLGLVILTLIVISCVSSQRRRSPYAEWWRVALCLFLVGNAAFLLNGTGFQLWANPLGKALVVAGTFCIWAGARTLRDHRVHPWFLAAASIPSCVASALDDPGNNVWSGGLVYLGLTTLGIALAGLELWFAKPVRSRITRFLSIIAGLTALYYLFRTISFVLDGPTSQVFRAFFGYAPAALMHLILLVAVSSTMNTLSNKQLIKRLRERADRDHLTGLLNRGAFLELATRSLADSSPRGAALILADLDNFKAVNDEHGHAAGDSALRAFAAACTSSVRSSDLVARYGGEEFVLLLPGATQQRAESIASEISGRLAAMKGPDGLPFPTVSYGVTSTGADVQDLAFMINVADAALYSAKAQGRNRVVGADPAEAESAAEASRPPS; encoded by the coding sequence GTGATTGCAGTTTCGCTGCAAGAGGGAACGATTGTTCTGGACCCCTTCTCCGTCAGGATGGTCCTCGGCTTGGTCATTCTGACCCTGATCGTCATTTCCTGTGTCTCGTCCCAGCGGAGACGCTCACCCTACGCCGAGTGGTGGCGGGTAGCCCTATGCCTCTTCTTAGTCGGCAATGCCGCCTTCCTGCTGAACGGTACTGGTTTCCAGCTGTGGGCCAACCCCTTGGGCAAGGCCCTGGTCGTTGCCGGAACCTTCTGCATCTGGGCGGGAGCGCGCACCCTGCGCGACCACCGGGTGCATCCTTGGTTTCTGGCGGCCGCGTCCATTCCCAGTTGTGTTGCATCCGCTCTGGATGACCCGGGGAACAACGTGTGGTCCGGCGGTTTGGTTTACTTGGGCCTGACCACGCTGGGAATCGCGTTGGCGGGGCTGGAACTCTGGTTCGCCAAACCCGTCCGGTCCAGGATTACCAGGTTCCTGTCGATCATTGCCGGGCTGACAGCCTTGTACTACCTTTTCCGGACCATCAGCTTTGTCCTGGACGGGCCCACCAGCCAGGTGTTCCGAGCATTCTTTGGGTACGCGCCGGCCGCTCTCATGCATTTGATCCTGCTGGTGGCAGTGTCCTCCACCATGAATACGCTCAGCAACAAGCAGTTGATCAAACGCCTCCGGGAACGTGCCGATCGTGACCACCTGACGGGCCTGCTTAACCGGGGTGCCTTCCTGGAGCTGGCCACCCGGTCTCTTGCGGATTCGTCCCCGCGGGGTGCGGCGCTGATCCTTGCGGACTTGGACAACTTCAAAGCCGTCAACGATGAGCATGGCCACGCGGCCGGCGACTCCGCGCTCCGGGCTTTTGCTGCGGCCTGCACTTCGTCGGTCAGGTCGTCAGACCTCGTGGCGCGGTATGGCGGGGAAGAATTCGTCCTGCTGCTGCCGGGAGCGACACAACAACGGGCCGAATCCATCGCGTCCGAAATCAGTGGTCGGCTGGCAGCCATGAAGGGTCCCGATGGCCTGCCGTTCCCCACAGTGAGCTACGGCGTGACGTCCACCGGCGCGGACGTCCAGGACCTGGCATTCATGATCAATGTGGCAGACGCCGCCCTCTACAGTGCCAAGGCCCAAGGACGGAACAGGGTTGTAGGCGCGGACCCCGCGGAGGCGGAGTCCGCGGCTGAAGCCAGCCGCCCGCCGTCGTAA
- a CDS encoding FG-GAP-like repeat-containing protein: protein MGVLRRSIALSTGLVVFATGLFFVQAPATAVPVPGPDNPNVQFVEGTPHSDHTFETPPVDDAPKGQSDVDSLLRDGAAAIGPAGDIRVRLVTAKLADNANTVSMADAEKTVAATSKYWQAMSANKLSMTVTSKVAGHQSRAKSTDSYSSIISTITSELKWSASPYTALVIYIPTTTLSGNALGAGYSSGSYSGRVLMPQISNFSNNVMSHEFGHVIGMMHADALQCRSGASDVGVNSNGQFTDPSCYIREYGDTTDIMGAAQWNSPVISSTFWDYGGLGRGDEIRDTGVATGVKSYTLKPWGGTEAQRAIKFTDPVSREVYYLELRQPVGAYDSYLSGGNKGVKIVQRGGATIASSLILMPDTTPFNGWYSQNHAWQAGSTFTTYTGTRVTINSVSATSATVTINADTKLKTRMSFSAGDFDGDKLADVLSREADGSLLLSAGLPGNRLEDPVRIGSGWDIFNAVLGTSDFNGDGFADILARSSDGALWLYPGNGKGGFLPRSQVGVGWQGFTQLVAPGDFNGDGRADLVAGGADGRLWLYPGNGSGGFLAQRQIGQGWDAFTSLSAAGTFGGGTAGLLARSSDGTLYVYPGDGKGNLLPRTAVGTGWNLAGDIVGGQEFTGDGKADVLGAGSSMTLYPGDGTGFADRLAIGTGWNQFSQVWEAGDFDGDAVGDILARGTNGILWLYPGNGSGGFLPRVQVGTGWNVFTSVVSVGDFDGDKHPDLVARASDGTLWLYPTDGKGQFLARKQIGTGWQGFTQMLAPGDFSGDGKADILARAADGTLWLYPGNGAGGFQPWKQIGTGWNIFNAVMQGSDFNGDGREDVLARGTDGALWLYPGNGSGGFLTRQYLGSGWNMFTSFAALGNAFTGTGDPTLVGIAGDGTLLLYSGTGAGKFKPVALDPR from the coding sequence ATGGGTGTTTTGCGGCGATCGATCGCGCTGTCCACGGGCTTGGTGGTGTTCGCCACCGGCCTGTTTTTTGTTCAGGCCCCCGCCACGGCCGTTCCAGTGCCAGGTCCGGATAATCCGAATGTCCAGTTCGTCGAGGGCACCCCGCATTCCGATCACACGTTCGAGACGCCACCGGTTGATGACGCGCCGAAGGGACAGTCCGACGTCGACTCCCTCCTCCGTGACGGTGCAGCAGCGATTGGCCCCGCCGGGGACATCCGTGTCCGGCTGGTGACGGCAAAGCTGGCGGACAACGCCAACACTGTCTCCATGGCCGACGCCGAAAAGACCGTGGCGGCCACCAGCAAGTACTGGCAGGCGATGTCGGCCAACAAGCTCTCCATGACCGTGACCAGCAAGGTAGCCGGGCACCAGTCCAGGGCGAAGTCGACCGACAGCTACAGTTCCATCATCTCCACCATCACCAGCGAGCTGAAGTGGTCCGCGAGCCCGTATACGGCGCTGGTGATCTACATTCCCACCACTACTCTGTCCGGGAACGCGCTTGGTGCCGGCTACAGCAGCGGCAGTTACAGTGGCCGCGTCTTGATGCCGCAGATCAGCAACTTCTCCAACAACGTGATGAGCCATGAATTCGGGCACGTCATTGGCATGATGCACGCTGATGCCCTGCAGTGCCGCAGTGGGGCGTCCGACGTCGGCGTCAACAGCAATGGCCAGTTCACCGACCCGTCCTGCTACATCCGCGAGTACGGCGACACCACAGACATCATGGGCGCTGCGCAGTGGAACTCGCCGGTCATCAGCTCCACGTTTTGGGACTATGGAGGCCTCGGGCGAGGCGACGAAATCCGCGACACCGGTGTGGCGACGGGAGTCAAGAGCTACACCCTGAAGCCCTGGGGCGGAACCGAGGCCCAGCGCGCCATCAAGTTCACGGACCCTGTGAGCAGGGAGGTCTACTACTTGGAACTCCGGCAGCCGGTGGGTGCCTACGACAGCTACCTCTCGGGCGGCAACAAAGGCGTCAAAATCGTCCAGCGCGGCGGCGCCACCATCGCCTCGTCACTGATTCTCATGCCGGATACCACCCCTTTCAATGGTTGGTACAGCCAGAACCACGCCTGGCAGGCGGGCAGCACTTTCACCACCTACACGGGCACCAGGGTGACCATCAACTCGGTCAGTGCCACCTCGGCCACGGTGACCATCAACGCTGACACCAAACTGAAGACACGGATGAGCTTTTCCGCCGGCGATTTCGACGGCGACAAGCTTGCCGACGTCCTTTCCCGCGAAGCGGACGGTTCGCTTCTGCTCTCTGCAGGGCTGCCCGGAAACCGCCTTGAAGATCCCGTGCGAATTGGCAGTGGCTGGGACATTTTCAACGCGGTACTGGGCACCTCCGATTTCAACGGCGACGGCTTCGCTGACATTCTGGCGCGCAGCAGCGACGGCGCTCTGTGGCTCTACCCGGGCAACGGCAAGGGCGGGTTCCTGCCACGTAGCCAGGTAGGGGTGGGCTGGCAGGGCTTCACACAGTTGGTGGCTCCCGGCGACTTCAATGGGGATGGCCGGGCAGACCTGGTGGCAGGCGGAGCCGATGGCCGGCTGTGGCTCTATCCAGGAAATGGCTCCGGCGGCTTCCTGGCCCAGCGGCAGATCGGCCAGGGCTGGGATGCGTTCACCAGTCTTTCGGCGGCGGGGACGTTCGGGGGAGGGACGGCAGGACTCCTGGCCCGTTCGTCGGACGGCACCCTCTACGTCTATCCCGGCGATGGCAAGGGCAACCTCTTGCCACGTACCGCCGTCGGGACTGGGTGGAACCTGGCGGGCGACATCGTCGGCGGGCAGGAATTTACCGGCGACGGCAAAGCTGACGTCCTCGGCGCCGGTTCAAGCATGACGCTTTATCCGGGTGACGGCACCGGCTTCGCGGACCGCCTGGCGATCGGAACCGGCTGGAACCAGTTCAGCCAGGTGTGGGAGGCCGGGGATTTCGACGGCGACGCTGTGGGTGACATTTTGGCCCGCGGCACCAACGGAATCCTGTGGCTCTACCCGGGCAACGGTTCGGGCGGCTTCTTGCCGCGCGTGCAGGTGGGGACGGGCTGGAATGTCTTCACGTCAGTCGTGAGCGTGGGCGATTTCGACGGCGATAAGCACCCGGATCTTGTGGCCAGGGCCTCCGATGGGACGCTGTGGCTGTACCCGACCGACGGGAAGGGCCAGTTCCTTGCCCGCAAACAGATCGGCACTGGCTGGCAGGGCTTCACGCAGATGCTGGCGCCGGGCGACTTCTCCGGTGACGGAAAGGCCGACATCCTGGCCCGCGCCGCGGACGGAACCTTGTGGCTTTACCCGGGAAATGGCGCCGGCGGATTCCAGCCATGGAAGCAGATCGGTACCGGGTGGAACATCTTCAATGCGGTGATGCAGGGCAGCGACTTCAACGGTGACGGCCGGGAAGATGTCCTTGCCCGAGGGACGGACGGAGCACTGTGGCTCTACCCGGGCAACGGCAGCGGAGGGTTCCTTACCCGACAGTACCTGGGCTCTGGATGGAACATGTTCACCTCCTTCGCTGCCCTCGGCAACGCTTTCACGGGCACAGGCGATCCGACGCTCGTGGGCATAGCCGGCGATGGAACGCTGCTGCTCTACTCCGGGACGGGTGCGGGAAAGTTCAAGCCGGTGGCCTTGGACCCGAGGTAG
- a CDS encoding CBU_0592 family membrane protein, with translation MELLFEITGWAGAVAMLGGYMAVSMGWLQAGTTFQTVNLFGSCAFIVNGTLHGAWPSVATNVAWFLISAVALLRMRAKEGPAQRPAQPVQAEQVTPHAHEIHSLAPDTAAQVIVAPARPIASCA, from the coding sequence ATGGAACTGCTGTTCGAAATCACCGGCTGGGCCGGCGCAGTGGCAATGCTCGGCGGCTACATGGCAGTGTCCATGGGCTGGTTGCAGGCAGGCACCACCTTCCAGACCGTGAACCTCTTTGGTTCGTGCGCCTTCATCGTCAACGGCACGCTCCATGGGGCCTGGCCCTCCGTGGCGACCAACGTAGCGTGGTTCCTCATCTCCGCTGTGGCACTTCTCCGGATGCGGGCCAAGGAAGGCCCCGCGCAGCGGCCTGCGCAGCCCGTGCAGGCTGAGCAGGTGACGCCCCATGCTCACGAGATCCACTCTCTTGCCCCCGACACTGCCGCCCAGGTCA
- a CDS encoding MFS transporter: MSQTMPSSTPGTETAAGTPKKAALASFLGSAVEYYDFFIFGSAAALIFPHVFFPSADANAAIMSFATFGFAYIARPVGAVILGHFGDRIGRQKVLMFTLVLMGAATFVIGCLPDFKTIGWWAPVLLVLARLCQGLSAAGEQAGASSMTLEHAPDNRRSFFTSWTLTGTQGGQILAALVFIPVVALPDDIKYGIGWRIPFWLSAVVVLVAFFIRRTLHEPPAFAEAKKNNEISKLPVADLLRLHWRDVLRVVCCAFIAAVSTVFGTLAIKYAQDVAGVSSTITLWLVVVANVVALGTQPLFGMLADKIGRKPVFIYGAFASAIMTPVFLLTLESGVVPLMFLVSVVFFSFGYAAANAVWPSFYGEMFSTKVRFSGLAIGTQLGFLMAGFAPAIVTALGGTKPGGWVQISIFTAVICVIAAVSAMTARESAKTPTAELGLPQQTQHA, encoded by the coding sequence ATGAGCCAAACAATGCCGTCATCGACGCCAGGCACTGAAACCGCCGCCGGAACCCCTAAGAAAGCCGCGCTTGCCAGCTTCCTGGGCAGCGCCGTCGAGTACTACGACTTCTTCATCTTCGGCTCGGCCGCGGCCCTGATCTTCCCCCACGTGTTCTTCCCGTCCGCCGATGCCAACGCGGCCATCATGTCCTTCGCGACCTTCGGCTTCGCTTATATTGCCCGCCCCGTGGGCGCCGTGATCCTTGGCCACTTCGGTGACAGGATAGGCCGGCAGAAGGTGCTCATGTTCACCTTGGTCCTGATGGGTGCAGCCACCTTCGTGATCGGCTGTCTCCCCGACTTCAAGACCATCGGCTGGTGGGCTCCCGTCCTGCTGGTTCTGGCCCGTCTTTGCCAGGGCCTCTCGGCTGCCGGCGAGCAGGCAGGAGCCTCGTCCATGACGCTGGAGCACGCTCCGGACAACCGCCGCTCGTTCTTCACCTCGTGGACCCTCACCGGTACCCAGGGCGGCCAGATTCTGGCAGCGCTGGTCTTCATTCCTGTGGTGGCCCTGCCTGACGACATCAAGTACGGCATTGGCTGGCGTATCCCGTTCTGGCTCAGCGCCGTGGTGGTTCTGGTGGCGTTCTTTATCCGCCGCACCCTGCACGAGCCGCCGGCCTTCGCTGAAGCCAAGAAGAACAACGAGATCTCCAAGCTCCCCGTAGCCGACCTCCTCAGGCTGCACTGGCGCGATGTCCTCCGCGTGGTTTGCTGTGCCTTCATTGCCGCAGTGAGCACGGTCTTTGGAACATTGGCCATCAAATACGCCCAGGACGTTGCCGGCGTGAGCAGCACCATCACGCTCTGGCTGGTGGTCGTAGCCAACGTGGTGGCCCTCGGAACCCAGCCGCTGTTCGGCATGCTCGCGGACAAGATCGGCCGGAAGCCCGTCTTCATCTACGGCGCTTTCGCCAGCGCCATCATGACCCCCGTGTTCCTGCTGACCCTGGAATCCGGCGTGGTGCCCCTGATGTTCCTGGTGTCCGTGGTGTTCTTCTCGTTCGGATACGCCGCTGCCAACGCGGTATGGCCGTCCTTCTACGGTGAAATGTTCAGCACCAAGGTCCGCTTCTCCGGCCTGGCCATCGGCACGCAGCTCGGCTTCCTCATGGCAGGGTTCGCCCCGGCAATCGTGACTGCACTGGGCGGAACCAAGCCGGGCGGATGGGTTCAGATCTCCATCTTCACCGCAGTAATCTGTGTGATCGCAGCCGTCTCAGCGATGACGGCCCGCGAATCTGCCAAGACACCCACGGCGGAGCTCGGCCTGCCCCAGCAAACCCAGCACGCCTAA
- a CDS encoding isocitrate lyase/PEP mutase family protein, protein MTEANTNARAQQLKALHEAPEILSVVNVWDAISARTIAGLPETKAIATAGHSIAAAFGYADGTMPLDVALDGVKRIVDAVDLPVTADLDDGYDNPAETIRRAIGIGVVGANVEDRLRPFDEAVARVQDIISAAAGEGIPFQLNARTDAIARGGDRPIEESIQDAIARGRAFLDAGASLVFVPGAMTREVIEPLVEGLGHGKLSVIGAPGALPAAELQELGVARVSYGPFTQRVALRALQDLASDLYGSGVIPADTPALN, encoded by the coding sequence ATGACTGAAGCAAACACCAATGCACGTGCACAACAGCTGAAAGCCCTGCACGAAGCCCCTGAAATCCTGAGTGTGGTTAACGTGTGGGACGCCATCAGTGCCCGCACGATTGCAGGACTTCCTGAAACGAAGGCCATCGCCACTGCAGGGCATTCCATTGCGGCAGCCTTCGGCTATGCCGACGGAACCATGCCCCTGGACGTGGCGCTGGACGGAGTGAAGCGCATTGTCGACGCCGTGGATCTCCCGGTCACCGCAGACCTGGACGATGGCTACGACAACCCTGCCGAAACCATCCGCCGGGCGATTGGGATCGGCGTGGTGGGCGCGAACGTTGAAGACCGCTTGCGGCCCTTCGATGAAGCCGTTGCCCGCGTGCAGGACATCATCTCGGCTGCTGCCGGGGAAGGCATCCCGTTCCAGCTGAATGCGCGCACCGACGCGATTGCCCGGGGTGGAGACCGGCCGATTGAGGAGAGCATTCAGGACGCCATCGCCCGGGGACGTGCCTTCCTGGACGCCGGAGCTTCGCTGGTCTTCGTGCCAGGTGCCATGACCCGTGAGGTCATCGAGCCCTTGGTGGAAGGCCTCGGGCACGGGAAGCTCTCCGTGATCGGCGCGCCGGGAGCGCTGCCGGCCGCAGAGCTTCAGGAACTTGGCGTGGCACGTGTGTCCTACGGTCCGTTCACCCAGCGGGTGGCCCTGCGTGCGCTTCAGGATCTGGCCTCGGATCTGTACGGCTCCGGTGTCATCCCTGCCGACACTCCGGCGCTGAACTAG
- a CDS encoding WD40/YVTN/BNR-like repeat-containing protein — translation MGRMATADTAESYVIAIGTKKGLWLATSPDRKEWSLSGPHFLMSEIPSIGIDTRGGKTRIMVGVRSEHWGPTVAHSDDLGDTWTEPEQGAIKFPDGTDAALERVWQIYPDADSRPGVVWAGCEPISVWKSTDGGEHFELNRGLWDHPHRSEWGAGYGGAAAHSIVVDPSGEKVHIAMSTGGVYRSLDGGTSWEPRNKGISAYFMPDPNPEFGQCVHKIAADAAVEGRLYAQNHHGVYRTDDNGENWDSIADGLPADFGFVMLTHPRREGTAWVVPLKADGERIPPDSKLSVHRTNDAGNTWTELHAGLPDHEYNAVLRDAASVDTAEPVGVYFGTRGGAVYASADEGGTFTEVASHLPDVLCVRAAVVVDNAAGVEAPLAAAEATVIAEAAVIVEAAAQEIDPTPGDQASAPVPG, via the coding sequence ATGGGACGCATGGCAACCGCAGATACCGCAGAGAGTTATGTCATTGCGATCGGGACCAAGAAAGGCCTGTGGCTGGCAACCAGCCCGGACCGTAAGGAATGGTCCCTCTCCGGCCCGCACTTCCTGATGAGCGAGATTCCCAGCATCGGGATAGACACGAGGGGCGGCAAAACCCGGATCATGGTGGGCGTGCGATCAGAGCATTGGGGACCCACCGTGGCGCACTCCGATGACCTGGGTGACACCTGGACCGAGCCCGAGCAAGGCGCCATCAAATTCCCGGATGGCACTGACGCCGCCCTGGAGCGCGTTTGGCAGATCTACCCCGACGCCGACTCCCGCCCGGGGGTTGTCTGGGCCGGGTGCGAGCCGATTTCAGTATGGAAGTCCACCGACGGCGGCGAGCACTTTGAGCTCAACCGCGGGCTGTGGGACCACCCGCATCGCAGCGAGTGGGGTGCCGGCTATGGCGGCGCGGCAGCGCACTCGATTGTGGTTGATCCGTCCGGAGAAAAGGTCCACATCGCCATGAGCACGGGCGGCGTTTACCGATCGCTCGACGGCGGAACCTCCTGGGAGCCCCGGAACAAAGGAATCTCGGCCTACTTCATGCCCGATCCCAACCCGGAGTTCGGCCAGTGTGTCCACAAGATCGCAGCGGACGCCGCCGTCGAGGGCCGTTTGTACGCGCAGAACCATCACGGCGTGTACCGCACGGATGACAACGGGGAGAACTGGGATTCCATCGCGGACGGGCTGCCTGCGGACTTCGGCTTTGTCATGCTGACGCACCCGCGGCGTGAAGGAACAGCGTGGGTGGTTCCGTTGAAGGCTGATGGAGAACGCATCCCGCCGGACAGCAAGCTCAGTGTTCACCGCACCAACGACGCCGGCAACACCTGGACAGAACTTCATGCCGGCCTGCCGGACCACGAATACAACGCTGTCCTGCGCGACGCCGCGTCCGTGGACACGGCAGAACCTGTTGGCGTGTATTTCGGGACCCGTGGAGGTGCGGTCTACGCCAGCGCCGACGAAGGCGGGACCTTTACTGAAGTGGCCTCGCATTTGCCGGACGTCCTGTGCGTGAGGGCCGCCGTCGTGGTGGACAACGCAGCAGGCGTGGAAGCCCCACTGGCTGCGGCGGAAGCCACTGTGATTGCCGAAGCCGCAGTGATAGTGGAGGCAGCGGCCCAGGAGATTGACCCCACTCCTGGCGATCAAGCCAGCGCCCCGGTACCTGGTTAG
- a CDS encoding IclR family transcriptional regulator: MSVKEDTKTDMVGKALSLLVLLGDEPRGASAADLARSAGLPFSTTYRLLGSLTRDGFVDYEPDGRRYHLGLRVFQLGQRVSNHHGFAATALPVLQRVTDHTHEATILSVRDGNHHLTVNKVDGPKTFRVTSDPGHLGALHTTSVGKAIVAFEDEIERKRLLEELPLDPLTQHSITDRDKFREEIEQVRRQGYAVMDEENEIGMRAVAVPVLNSQGHAFASVAVAVPVFRMTMEELIAHVPILQDAAAELAARLPQR, translated from the coding sequence ATGAGTGTGAAAGAGGACACAAAGACCGACATGGTCGGCAAGGCACTGAGCTTGTTGGTACTACTGGGCGACGAGCCGCGCGGCGCCAGTGCTGCGGATCTTGCGAGGAGTGCCGGGCTGCCGTTCAGCACCACGTACCGCTTGCTGGGCTCGCTGACGCGCGATGGCTTTGTGGATTACGAGCCCGACGGGCGCCGGTACCACTTGGGCTTGCGCGTCTTCCAGCTCGGTCAGCGGGTATCGAACCATCACGGCTTCGCCGCCACTGCGCTGCCCGTCTTGCAGAGAGTTACCGATCATACGCATGAGGCCACCATCCTGTCCGTCCGCGATGGCAACCACCATTTGACGGTCAATAAGGTGGATGGCCCCAAGACCTTCCGCGTCACCAGCGACCCCGGCCATCTCGGGGCGCTCCATACGACGTCGGTGGGCAAGGCGATCGTGGCTTTCGAGGATGAGATTGAGCGAAAGCGGCTGTTGGAGGAGCTCCCTCTGGACCCGCTCACTCAGCATTCCATCACCGACCGGGACAAGTTCCGTGAGGAGATCGAGCAAGTCCGCCGGCAGGGCTACGCCGTGATGGACGAAGAGAATGAGATCGGCATGCGCGCCGTCGCTGTTCCCGTCCTCAATTCGCAGGGTCACGCCTTCGCCTCGGTGGCCGTCGCCGTGCCGGTGTTTCGCATGACCATGGAGGAGCTGATCGCCCACGTCCCCATTCTGCAGGACGCTGCGGCTGAACTCGCGGCCCGCCTGCCCCAGCGCTAA
- a CDS encoding LysR family transcriptional regulator, with protein MDVDPRRLLVLLAVARTGGVLAAADELRITPSAVSQQLSKLETEAGQALLLRTPKGSMLTPAGLAMAEAGEEIERALNVARARMQSEVNIAGVVRVGGFTSFMRTVVIPRLPEWRSQYPQLQIQIVEDSFPAVMRLLRQRQLDAVVIEQDSTAAEQHPMAAGMVQEPLLDEPWKLVVPAGSLLGTDNIDLSRLHLPWLGVEPSAANTAVLGRLRHSTGARIETVHQYHDTLTALALVAAGEGVAIVPTLALTGVVHDHVDILDVPGLGTRHIALRRFDRRRAASLPVDTVARLLRESAAAFDTRSAS; from the coding sequence ATGGATGTGGACCCACGCCGGTTGCTGGTTCTTCTTGCTGTCGCCCGCACTGGAGGCGTTCTGGCGGCGGCTGACGAACTGCGGATTACGCCGTCTGCGGTGTCGCAGCAGCTCAGCAAACTCGAGACTGAGGCAGGTCAGGCATTACTCCTGCGCACCCCTAAAGGATCAATGCTCACACCCGCCGGCTTGGCCATGGCAGAGGCAGGGGAAGAGATAGAACGGGCACTCAACGTCGCCCGCGCCCGGATGCAAAGCGAGGTCAACATCGCAGGAGTCGTGCGGGTGGGCGGATTCACCAGTTTCATGCGCACAGTGGTGATCCCGCGACTTCCCGAGTGGCGCAGCCAATACCCTCAGCTGCAGATACAGATCGTTGAGGACAGCTTCCCAGCGGTGATGCGGCTGCTCCGCCAGCGACAGCTGGATGCTGTGGTCATCGAACAGGATTCGACGGCGGCAGAGCAGCATCCGATGGCGGCCGGAATGGTCCAGGAGCCCCTGCTGGACGAACCATGGAAGCTGGTGGTGCCCGCAGGAAGCCTGCTCGGCACGGACAACATCGATCTAAGTCGCTTGCACCTGCCGTGGCTGGGGGTGGAGCCGTCAGCAGCCAATACTGCAGTGCTCGGACGTCTCCGCCACTCGACAGGTGCCCGGATTGAGACTGTTCATCAGTACCACGACACCCTCACCGCGCTGGCACTCGTCGCTGCCGGCGAGGGGGTGGCCATTGTGCCCACCTTGGCGCTCACCGGCGTTGTCCACGACCATGTGGACATCCTGGACGTTCCGGGGTTGGGCACCCGCCATATCGCCCTGCGACGCTTCGATCGGCGACGGGCAGCCAGCCTGCCCGTGGACACGGTGGCCCGGCTGCTCAGGGAATCCGCGGCGGCGTTCGATACCCGTTCGGCTTCCTGA